The proteins below come from a single Pedobacter aquae genomic window:
- a CDS encoding Do family serine endopeptidase: MTNNMKKIGMSLLTAFVGGAIAVGAYKLLEDKSFQGMGLDERQKVYFANNPGSEIISSTGALDFTQAAAAVSPGVVHVRTTYNRTASSGGSSDPFGDMFEDFFGRRGRPQSNTPAMGKGSGVIVTGDGYIMTNNHVVEDADKIEVILTDKRVLQAKVIGRDKNTDLALIKIDANDLPIVKLGNSDDVRVGEWVLAVGYPLTLESTVTAGIVSAKARSIGILAQDQINPRDYDPENPPVNSSIESFIQTDAVINRGNSGGALVNTKGELIGINSAIASRSGVYEGYGFAIPVNLAKKVMDDFIKYGEVKRGFIGVTFQELNADVAQSLKIKEINGLYVSSTVDGGAAASAGIKKGDIIKKLNGDNVITSSELQEKIGRMRPGDKVQLTVLREGDLKTFNLTLKGAEANKLAANNSSIASTEIMNTLGATFTPLKDADKKKYGVSSGVIVNSVAPGKAFDMYEVPKGTIITGINGRGVNNTDQVNAALSATKNNMLSIQGITPDGGQFRFTFPVK; encoded by the coding sequence GAAGAAAATTGGGATGAGTCTCCTTACGGCTTTTGTTGGCGGAGCAATTGCTGTAGGTGCTTATAAATTACTGGAAGATAAATCTTTCCAAGGTATGGGGCTTGATGAAAGACAAAAGGTTTATTTCGCAAACAACCCAGGTTCAGAAATTATATCTTCAACTGGCGCATTAGATTTTACACAAGCTGCGGCGGCTGTTTCGCCGGGTGTGGTTCACGTAAGAACTACTTATAACCGTACGGCTTCATCTGGCGGTTCTTCAGATCCATTTGGAGATATGTTTGAAGATTTCTTTGGAAGAAGAGGTCGCCCACAATCTAACACCCCGGCAATGGGTAAAGGTTCTGGTGTTATTGTTACTGGCGATGGTTACATCATGACCAACAATCACGTAGTAGAAGATGCAGACAAAATTGAAGTTATTTTAACAGATAAAAGAGTTTTACAAGCTAAAGTTATCGGTCGCGATAAAAATACCGATTTAGCTTTGATAAAAATTGATGCTAATGATTTGCCTATTGTTAAGCTAGGCAATTCTGACGATGTTAGGGTAGGAGAATGGGTATTAGCCGTAGGTTATCCACTTACTTTAGAATCAACCGTAACGGCTGGTATTGTAAGTGCAAAAGCAAGATCTATTGGAATTTTAGCTCAAGATCAAATCAATCCGAGAGATTATGATCCAGAAAATCCTCCGGTTAACTCTTCTATAGAATCATTTATCCAAACAGATGCGGTAATTAATAGAGGAAATAGTGGCGGTGCTTTAGTAAATACAAAAGGCGAGCTTATAGGTATAAACTCTGCTATTGCTTCGCGTTCTGGCGTTTATGAAGGTTATGGTTTCGCCATCCCAGTTAATTTAGCTAAAAAAGTAATGGATGACTTTATCAAATACGGTGAAGTTAAACGTGGCTTTATTGGTGTAACTTTTCAAGAGCTTAACGCCGATGTTGCCCAAAGTTTAAAAATTAAAGAAATAAACGGTTTATATGTGTCTTCAACTGTAGATGGTGGCGCAGCTGCTAGTGCAGGAATTAAAAAAGGCGATATTATCAAAAAATTAAATGGTGATAACGTGATTACTTCTTCCGAATTACAAGAGAAAATTGGCAGAATGCGCCCCGGAGATAAAGTACAATTAACCGTTTTAAGAGAGGGTGATTTAAAAACTTTTAACCTTACTTTAAAAGGAGCAGAAGCTAACAAACTAGCCGCTAATAATTCTTCTATTGCTTCAACAGAAATCATGAACACCTTAGGTGCAACTTTTACTCCTTTAAAAGATGCTGATAAGAAAAAATATGGTGTAAGCTCTGGTGTTATAGTAAATAGTGTAGCCCCAGGTAAAGCCTTTGATATGTATGAAGTACCAAAAGGAACTATTATAACAGGTATTAATGGTAGAGGCGTTAATAATACAGATCAAGTTAATGCTGCTTTAAGCGCAACCAAAAACAATATGCTCTCTATCCAGGGCATTACTCCAGATGGTGGTCAGTTCCGCTTTACTTTCCCTGTAAAATAA
- the pdeM gene encoding ligase-associated DNA damage response endonuclease PdeM — MLNQLYQVKIAEEDLILLPEKAVLFPQYKTLLLADVHLGKGGHFRKSGIPIPKQLAQEDLATLSDLIDKHQPETIIFLGDLFHSDFNQDWEWFRLWRELHQHLKLILVKGNHDILPDSLYQELNIKVIHEYKLGSLLLLHDLPKEKPNNFILYGHLHPGITISGKGKQKISLPCFYFRESSGILPAFGKFTGKYTLKNTEDAEIFAVGGSKIFKV, encoded by the coding sequence ATGCTAAACCAGCTTTACCAAGTTAAAATTGCCGAAGAAGATTTAATATTGTTACCAGAAAAAGCAGTTTTATTCCCTCAATATAAAACATTGTTACTGGCTGATGTACATTTAGGTAAAGGTGGGCATTTCAGAAAATCAGGAATTCCTATACCTAAACAACTGGCACAAGAAGATTTAGCAACCCTATCAGACCTGATAGACAAACACCAACCAGAAACTATTATTTTTTTGGGAGATTTATTTCATAGTGATTTTAATCAAGATTGGGAGTGGTTTAGGCTTTGGCGAGAGCTACATCAACACCTAAAATTGATTTTAGTTAAAGGCAATCATGATATTTTGCCAGATTCTTTGTATCAAGAGCTTAATATTAAAGTTATTCACGAGTATAAACTAGGCTCTTTACTACTCTTGCATGATTTACCTAAAGAAAAACCCAACAACTTTATACTTTACGGACATTTGCATCCCGGAATTACCATTTCTGGCAAAGGAAAACAAAAAATTAGCCTGCCTTGTTTTTATTTCAGAGAAAGCAGTGGTATTTTACCAGCATTTGGTAAGTTTACAGGGAAATACACTTTAAAAAACACCGAAGACGCAGAAATTTTTGCTGTTGGGGGCTCAAAAATCTTTAAAGTGTAG
- a CDS encoding succinate dehydrogenase cytochrome b subunit produces the protein MSNFSKTFSSTLGKKLIMCLTGLFLCSFLLIHLIGNFQLFKDDAGLAFNEYAYFMTNFPPIKVVSYLLYLSILVHTIWAIMLTQKNKAARPISYAKKGGNGSIWSSRNMGILGTMIFVFIAVHMSNFWYNYHWGTTPYIEYRTDLNTGVTQVKELTEAEFTGHLSYVDNGVQIIKAKDLYKAVAFSFQQLWIVALYVAAMAALAFHLLHGFQSAFQTLGWNHSKYKPLINFLGVWVFSVLVPIGFAAMPLYFFFK, from the coding sequence ATGAGCAATTTTTCTAAAACTTTTTCCTCAACCTTAGGGAAGAAACTGATCATGTGTTTAACCGGTTTATTTTTATGTTCTTTCCTACTCATCCACTTAATTGGAAATTTCCAGTTATTTAAAGACGATGCCGGATTAGCATTTAATGAATACGCTTATTTCATGACCAATTTCCCACCCATCAAGGTTGTATCGTACTTACTTTATCTTTCCATTTTGGTACACACCATTTGGGCTATCATGCTAACGCAAAAAAACAAAGCTGCTCGTCCTATTTCTTATGCAAAAAAAGGTGGTAACGGCAGTATTTGGTCATCAAGAAACATGGGTATTTTAGGTACCATGATTTTTGTCTTCATAGCGGTACACATGAGCAATTTCTGGTATAATTACCATTGGGGTACTACACCTTACATAGAGTATCGTACAGATTTAAACACAGGCGTTACACAAGTTAAAGAACTTACCGAGGCTGAGTTTACTGGTCATTTATCTTATGTAGATAATGGTGTACAAATCATTAAAGCGAAAGATTTATACAAAGCGGTTGCTTTTTCTTTCCAACAACTTTGGATAGTGGCATTATACGTTGCTGCAATGGCGGCACTTGCTTTCCACTTATTACATGGTTTCCAAAGTGCCTTCCAAACCTTAGGATGGAACCACAGTAAATATAAACCTTTGATAAACTTTCTTGGGGTTTGGGTGTTTTCAGTATTAGTCCCAATAGGGTTTGCTGCAATGCCTTTATATTTCTTTTTTAAATAA
- a CDS encoding fumarate reductase/succinate dehydrogenase flavoprotein subunit, producing MKLDAKIPEGPIAEKWSKHKFNLKLVNPANKRKYDVIVVGTGLAGASAAASLAELGYNVKAFCFQDSPRRAHSIAAQGGINAAKNYRNDGDSIHRLFYDTIKGGDYRAREANVYRLAEVSVNIIDQCVAQGVPFAREYGGLLDNRSFGGAQVSRTFYARGQTGQQLLLGAYSALNRQINEGKVKMYTRSEMLDLVVVDGKAQGIVTRNLVNGKIETHAAHAVLLCTGGYGNVFYLSTNAMGSNVTAAWRAHKRGAFFGNPCYTQIHPTCIPVTGDHQSKLTLMSESLRNDGRVWVPKTVELSQKLNSGEIKAKDIKEEDRDYFLERKYPSFGNLVPRDVASRNAKQVCDEGRGVGKSGLAVFLDFSDSINRLGKDSVAAKYGNLFDMYYQITDENPYEQPMRIYPAVHYTMGGLWVDYNLMTSVPGLYALGEANFSDHGANRLGASALMQGLADGYFVIPYTVGDYLATIGPAPINANHPAFEQTKKEVEENIKTLLSLRGNKTVDEYHRDLGKIMWEYCGMSRSEEGLKKAKKLISDLKEDFWKNAIVLGEGEEVNQSLEKAGRVADFIELGELMVDDALNRNESCGGHFREEYQTPEGEALRNDDDYAYVAAWEYKGQNQPEELHKEELVFENVKLTQRSYK from the coding sequence ATGAAGTTAGATGCAAAAATTCCAGAAGGCCCAATAGCCGAAAAATGGAGTAAACACAAATTCAATCTAAAACTGGTAAACCCTGCAAACAAACGTAAATACGATGTTATCGTAGTAGGTACAGGTTTAGCAGGTGCATCAGCTGCTGCCTCATTGGCAGAGTTAGGCTACAATGTAAAAGCTTTTTGTTTCCAAGATAGCCCAAGAAGAGCGCATTCTATTGCGGCTCAAGGTGGTATCAATGCGGCAAAAAATTACCGTAATGATGGAGACTCTATTCACCGTTTATTTTATGACACCATAAAAGGTGGAGATTATAGGGCTAGAGAAGCAAACGTTTACCGTTTAGCAGAAGTTTCAGTTAATATTATTGATCAATGCGTGGCTCAAGGTGTTCCTTTTGCTCGTGAATATGGTGGTTTACTAGACAACCGTTCTTTTGGCGGGGCACAAGTATCCAGAACGTTTTACGCTCGTGGACAAACCGGACAGCAGTTACTTTTAGGCGCATACTCTGCACTTAACCGTCAAATTAATGAGGGTAAAGTAAAGATGTATACCCGCTCAGAAATGTTAGACTTAGTGGTGGTAGACGGTAAAGCCCAAGGTATAGTAACACGTAATTTGGTTAATGGTAAAATAGAAACACATGCAGCACATGCAGTACTTTTATGTACTGGTGGCTACGGAAACGTATTCTATTTATCAACCAACGCTATGGGTTCTAACGTTACAGCGGCATGGAGAGCACACAAACGTGGTGCATTCTTTGGTAACCCTTGCTATACGCAAATTCACCCAACTTGTATCCCGGTAACGGGAGACCACCAGTCTAAGCTTACGCTGATGTCTGAGTCATTAAGAAATGATGGTAGAGTTTGGGTTCCTAAAACTGTTGAGCTTTCGCAAAAATTAAATAGCGGAGAGATAAAGGCTAAAGACATTAAAGAAGAGGATAGAGATTATTTCTTAGAGCGCAAATATCCATCGTTTGGTAACTTGGTTCCGCGTGATGTGGCTTCAAGAAATGCTAAACAAGTTTGTGATGAAGGGCGTGGTGTAGGAAAATCAGGCTTAGCCGTATTCTTAGACTTCTCTGATTCTATCAATAGGTTAGGAAAAGACAGTGTTGCAGCTAAATACGGAAACTTATTTGATATGTATTATCAAATTACTGATGAGAACCCGTATGAGCAGCCTATGAGAATTTACCCTGCGGTACACTATACCATGGGTGGTCTTTGGGTTGATTATAACTTAATGACATCTGTACCGGGCTTATATGCTTTAGGAGAAGCCAACTTCTCTGACCACGGTGCTAACCGTTTAGGTGCATCTGCATTAATGCAAGGTTTAGCTGATGGTTATTTCGTAATCCCTTACACTGTGGGTGATTATTTAGCAACCATAGGCCCAGCTCCTATCAATGCTAACCATCCTGCTTTTGAGCAAACCAAGAAAGAAGTTGAAGAAAACATCAAAACCTTACTTTCTTTAAGAGGAAACAAAACGGTTGATGAGTACCATAGAGATTTAGGAAAAATCATGTGGGAATACTGTGGCATGTCTCGTAGCGAGGAAGGCTTGAAAAAAGCTAAGAAACTTATTTCTGATTTAAAAGAAGACTTCTGGAAAAATGCCATTGTGTTAGGTGAAGGCGAAGAAGTAAATCAATCATTAGAAAAAGCTGGTCGTGTAGCAGATTTTATCGAGCTAGGCGAGCTTATGGTAGACGATGCTTTAAACCGTAACGAGTCTTGCGGTGGACACTTCAGAGAAGAGTATCAAACACCAGAAGGCGAGGCTTTAAGAAACGATGATGATTACGCTTATGTAGCAGCATGGGAGTATAAAGGCCAAAACCAACCAGAAGAATTACATAAAGAAGAGTTGGTATTTGAGAATGTTAAATTAACACAACGTAGTTATAAATAG